One region of Salinibacterium sp. TMP30 genomic DNA includes:
- a CDS encoding ECF transporter S component — protein sequence MTTTAPSTSSSSSTSNGSRFQWRVIDIVVASVIGVASGVIFVVWNIASSPITAPLEALLPGLQALGGGFWLFAGVLTALVIRKPGAALYGEIVAASVSALIGNQWGPLTLVSGLTQGLGAEIVFAAFLYANWRVSGAVLAGAGAGLAMAITDLVLWYPGSALPFIVIYTIAAIVGGMFIAGLLSWLATRGLAATGALNRFGAGREIAKRV from the coding sequence GTGACCACAACAGCACCATCCACTTCATCCTCTAGCTCTACCTCCAATGGTTCGCGTTTTCAGTGGCGAGTAATCGATATCGTCGTTGCGAGCGTGATCGGCGTCGCGAGCGGCGTAATTTTCGTCGTGTGGAATATCGCCTCGTCTCCCATCACTGCGCCACTTGAAGCGTTGCTGCCAGGGCTGCAAGCTCTCGGCGGTGGTTTCTGGCTTTTCGCGGGAGTGCTCACGGCACTCGTGATTCGTAAGCCAGGCGCCGCCCTGTACGGCGAGATTGTCGCGGCGTCAGTTTCGGCTTTGATTGGAAACCAGTGGGGCCCGCTGACCTTGGTGAGCGGTCTCACCCAGGGCCTCGGCGCCGAGATCGTTTTCGCGGCGTTCCTTTACGCCAACTGGCGTGTCAGTGGCGCGGTTCTGGCTGGTGCCGGTGCCGGTCTTGCGATGGCGATCACCGATCTCGTTCTCTGGTATCCGGGATCCGCACTTCCCTTCATTGTCATTTACACCATCGCGGCCATCGTTGGCGGAATGTTCATCGCAGGACTGCTGTCCTGGCTGGCCACTCGCGGTCTTGCCGCTACCGGGGCGCTCAATCGCTTTGGTGCCGGTCGTGAGATTGCGAAGCGAGTCTGA
- a CDS encoding ABC transporter ATP-binding protein, with translation MRIQPGERVLLLGESGAGKSTFLHALAGVVGDDEGEAEGALFVDGELPAAHRGRTGLVIQDPDSQVILERVGDDIAFGCENLGVPRDEIWRRVHHSLEQVGLNVALDRNTSALSGGQKQRLALAGVLAMQPGLIVLDEPTANLDPEGVTEVRDAVIRVAESTGATIVVVEHRVSVWSDVVDRVVVLAAGGGAIADGSPFDVLSRQGEELAARGVWIPQFPPPRPQRTVRPAQQTLLSTHELGVGRSTRAIAHPHDLSIPSSHALAITGPNGSGKSTLALTLGGLLAPVSGAVVASPTLAAGAGEHPIRWKSRELLTRIGTVFQDPEHQLLTSTVRSELEVGPRALKLNDAEVDARVDELLTRLRLDRLANANPFTLSGGEKRRLSVATSLATRPRMLVLDEPTFGQDSRTWSELLALLARLVDDGSTVVAVSHDLEFVNALADSTVTLT, from the coding sequence TTGCGTATTCAGCCCGGCGAACGCGTGCTACTCCTGGGTGAATCCGGGGCGGGAAAGTCGACGTTCCTCCATGCCCTTGCCGGGGTGGTTGGCGACGATGAGGGCGAAGCTGAAGGCGCTCTCTTTGTTGACGGCGAACTTCCGGCAGCACACCGCGGCCGCACCGGACTGGTAATCCAAGACCCCGATAGTCAAGTGATTTTGGAGCGAGTCGGCGACGACATCGCTTTCGGCTGCGAAAATCTGGGGGTGCCTCGCGATGAAATCTGGAGGCGCGTTCACCACAGCCTCGAACAGGTCGGACTCAACGTCGCTCTTGACAGAAACACGAGTGCGCTTTCGGGCGGACAAAAGCAGCGGCTTGCGCTCGCCGGCGTTCTCGCGATGCAACCCGGGCTCATCGTGCTCGACGAGCCAACCGCGAATCTCGATCCTGAAGGCGTTACTGAAGTTCGGGATGCTGTGATCCGGGTTGCCGAATCCACCGGCGCAACAATTGTGGTTGTTGAGCATCGGGTGTCGGTGTGGAGCGATGTCGTCGACCGAGTTGTTGTTCTTGCCGCAGGCGGGGGAGCGATCGCGGATGGTTCGCCGTTCGACGTTCTCTCCCGTCAGGGTGAAGAACTTGCAGCGCGCGGAGTCTGGATCCCGCAGTTTCCTCCTCCTCGGCCTCAGCGAACGGTGCGTCCCGCCCAGCAGACTCTCCTGAGCACTCACGAACTCGGTGTGGGGCGAAGCACGCGCGCTATCGCGCACCCGCATGATCTCAGCATCCCGAGCAGCCACGCCCTTGCGATTACGGGTCCCAACGGGTCGGGCAAGTCAACCCTCGCTCTCACGCTTGGCGGGCTCCTTGCTCCGGTGAGTGGTGCTGTAGTGGCAAGCCCAACGCTCGCAGCGGGTGCGGGCGAGCACCCGATTCGCTGGAAGTCACGCGAACTGCTCACGCGCATCGGAACCGTCTTTCAAGATCCCGAACACCAGTTGCTCACCAGCACGGTTCGGTCAGAACTTGAAGTCGGACCGCGCGCCCTCAAACTGAACGATGCAGAAGTGGATGCCCGGGTCGACGAGCTGCTCACGCGATTGCGGCTTGATCGGCTGGCTAATGCCAACCCGTTCACCCTCTCTGGGGGTGAGAAACGTCGCCTGAGCGTTGCCACTTCACTGGCAACCCGGCCCCGGATGCTCGTGCTCGATGAGCCCACGTTCGGTCAAGATTCTCGCACCTGGAGCGAACTGCTCGCCCTGCTTGCGCGCCTCGTCGACGATGGCAGCACGGTGGTTGCGGTGAGCCACGATCTCGAATTCGTCAACGCTCTCGCGGATTCGACGGTGACATTGACATGA
- a CDS encoding energy-coupling factor transporter transmembrane component T gives MISIAAVNPVAKLGAGLTVSLFLIVTIDWVSAGTALVLELAIIAFLGIEPKRFWLRTLPVWVAAPLTALTILLYGRYDGTVYFEFLLIRISDGSIDLAVATFLRVLAIGLPAVVLFISIDPTDFADGLAQRLGLPDRFVLGALAAVRMVGLFLDDWRSLDLARRARGVADRGRIRRIAGQGFALLVLSIRRGSKLSIAMEARGFGGDTPRTWARESRWGAAEWLTLAVGALIGLTATVVAVLTGSWNLIVA, from the coding sequence ATGATCTCTATTGCGGCAGTAAATCCGGTTGCCAAGCTCGGCGCAGGGCTCACCGTCAGCCTATTTCTGATTGTCACGATCGACTGGGTTTCGGCGGGGACCGCACTCGTGCTTGAACTCGCAATCATTGCGTTCTTGGGTATCGAACCGAAAAGGTTCTGGCTACGCACCCTGCCTGTCTGGGTGGCGGCACCACTAACGGCGCTGACGATTCTGCTCTACGGCCGCTACGACGGCACCGTGTACTTCGAATTCCTGCTCATCAGAATCAGCGACGGATCTATTGATCTCGCAGTCGCAACCTTCCTGCGTGTTCTCGCGATTGGCTTGCCCGCTGTTGTGCTCTTCATCTCGATCGATCCCACTGATTTCGCTGACGGCCTCGCGCAACGCTTAGGGTTGCCGGACCGTTTCGTACTCGGAGCCCTTGCCGCCGTGCGCATGGTTGGCCTGTTTCTGGATGACTGGCGATCCCTCGACCTGGCCCGTCGCGCGCGCGGTGTGGCGGACCGCGGTCGCATCCGTCGTATCGCAGGCCAAGGCTTTGCCCTTTTGGTGCTCTCGATCCGACGTGGCAGCAAACTGTCGATCGCGATGGAAGCGCGCGGGTTTGGGGGAGACACCCCAAGAACGTGGGCGCGGGAATCTCGCTGGGGCGCCGCTGAATGGCTCACTCTGGCCGTCGGAGCGCTCATTGGGCTTACCGCTACCGTGGTAGCTGTGCTTACGGGAAGCTGGAACCTCATTGTTGCCTAA
- a CDS encoding ATP-binding protein, protein MPSAPHPQWRCLVDGRSGSGKTELGRAIAAAWPEVQLVKLDDFYPGWDGLDAASAMVPNILSLLRWQEWNWETNEPGKWHELDVDRPIVIEGVGAASRASAPLVDHTIWVELDDATRKKRALERDGDTYAPHWERWARQELRFIARENPKALADEIRDGNAAASWS, encoded by the coding sequence GTGCCCAGTGCGCCCCATCCACAGTGGCGCTGCCTCGTCGACGGTCGCTCCGGCTCAGGTAAGACTGAACTGGGGCGTGCTATCGCCGCAGCCTGGCCTGAAGTTCAACTGGTGAAGCTCGATGACTTTTACCCCGGATGGGACGGACTTGATGCGGCAAGCGCGATGGTTCCCAACATTCTGAGTTTGCTGCGCTGGCAGGAGTGGAACTGGGAAACCAATGAGCCCGGAAAATGGCACGAACTCGACGTCGACCGCCCCATTGTCATCGAAGGGGTCGGCGCGGCGAGCCGTGCATCCGCACCCCTGGTAGATCACACGATATGGGTCGAGCTTGACGATGCAACTCGCAAGAAACGAGCTCTCGAACGAGACGGAGACACCTACGCTCCGCACTGGGAGCGGTGGGCTCGGCAAGAACTTCGGTTCATCGCTCGCGAAAATCCGAAAGCTCTCGCCGACGAAATTCGCGATGGAAACGCCGCCGCTAGCTGGTCTTAG
- a CDS encoding metallopeptidase family protein, producing MENLDEEQFEALVVEELDALSDEIVEGLENVVFVTEARPEDGSLNVLGLYDGVALTERGNYGFGELPDRIILFREPLLAICETLDELKEQIHVTLVHEIAHYYGIDDEQLHELGWA from the coding sequence ATGGAGAATCTCGATGAAGAACAGTTCGAGGCACTCGTTGTGGAGGAGCTAGACGCGCTTTCAGACGAGATTGTTGAGGGTCTTGAGAATGTCGTCTTCGTCACTGAGGCTCGCCCAGAAGACGGCTCGCTGAACGTTCTTGGGCTCTATGACGGTGTAGCGCTTACTGAGCGAGGCAACTACGGCTTCGGTGAATTGCCCGACCGCATTATCCTGTTTCGCGAACCTCTGCTTGCTATCTGCGAAACGCTTGATGAGCTGAAAGAACAGATCCACGTCACTCTAGTGCACGAGATTGCCCACTATTACGGGATCGATGACGAGCAATTGCACGAGCTCGGGTGGGCTTAG
- the orn gene encoding oligoribonuclease, with the protein MASQADYLVWIDCEMTGLDVAIDELVEVAVVITDYDLVPVDEGMSIVIKPSAAALENMGEFVTQMHTSSGLIEELPNGVSLADAEFAVNEYIVRFVPDPRSAPLAGNTIGTDRTFLAKYMPRVDSHLHYRSIDVSSIKELSRRWFPRVYFNAPAKDGGHRALADILESIRELDYYRKAVFASEPGPTTEQAKAISADVVDGFASRL; encoded by the coding sequence ATGGCATCACAAGCGGATTATCTGGTCTGGATCGATTGCGAAATGACGGGACTGGATGTCGCAATCGACGAACTAGTCGAAGTTGCAGTGGTTATCACCGACTACGACCTCGTTCCCGTCGATGAGGGAATGTCAATCGTCATCAAGCCCAGCGCGGCGGCGCTCGAGAATATGGGTGAATTTGTCACCCAAATGCACACCTCTAGCGGTCTCATCGAAGAATTACCCAACGGTGTGTCGCTTGCAGATGCCGAGTTCGCCGTCAATGAGTACATCGTGCGTTTTGTCCCCGATCCTCGCTCGGCACCGCTGGCGGGCAACACGATCGGCACCGACCGCACCTTCTTGGCAAAGTACATGCCGCGCGTTGACTCCCACTTGCACTACCGCAGCATCGACGTGTCGTCGATCAAAGAGCTGTCGCGGCGCTGGTTCCCTCGTGTCTATTTCAACGCACCAGCGAAAGATGGGGGCCACCGCGCTCTTGCCGACATTCTTGAGTCGATTCGTGAACTTGACTATTACCGCAAGGCAGTCTTCGCTAGTGAGCCCGGCCCGACCACAGAACAGGCAAAGGCAATTTCCGCTGACGTGGTGGACGGATTCGCCTCACGGCTGTAA
- a CDS encoding oligoribonuclease: MTESTPTLAHGDEYIVFYVSGPYDGQNDRRIATEEGWDDYLTLIAADAEGSETQLRYDRPVAKQVGEQVHVTYTWDKADSDPLEDLDERNDL; encoded by the coding sequence ATGACCGAATCAACCCCCACACTCGCGCACGGCGACGAGTACATCGTGTTCTATGTCAGCGGCCCGTACGACGGCCAGAACGATAGGCGCATCGCGACCGAAGAGGGGTGGGATGATTATCTGACCCTGATCGCCGCAGACGCCGAAGGGTCAGAAACTCAACTGCGTTACGACCGCCCTGTTGCTAAGCAGGTCGGCGAACAGGTTCACGTGACCTACACGTGGGATAAAGCAGACAGCGACCCCCTGGAAGACCTTGACGAACGAAACGATCTCTAA
- a CDS encoding thioredoxin family protein → MTNETISKTNSDPTESNTGHAQERPTVLFFSSAFCDPCATARNTLDQVSKLVPSVNYAELDVARHSDEAERAGIVSTPTIVIVAANGDEVFRAHGAPTVNQMLVALAKAV, encoded by the coding sequence TTGACGAACGAAACGATCTCTAAGACAAACTCCGATCCGACGGAGAGCAACACCGGTCATGCGCAAGAGCGTCCGACGGTGTTGTTTTTCTCGTCGGCTTTCTGCGACCCCTGCGCGACAGCTCGCAACACTCTCGATCAGGTCTCGAAGCTTGTGCCGAGTGTCAACTACGCAGAGTTGGATGTCGCTCGCCATTCGGATGAGGCAGAGCGCGCGGGAATTGTGTCGACACCCACCATCGTAATCGTTGCTGCCAATGGCGATGAGGTCTTTCGAGCTCACGGTGCCCCTACGGTCAATCAGATGTTGGTTGCGCTCGCAAAAGCGGTGTAG
- a CDS encoding DUF1801 domain-containing protein, which yields MIQPNKTQATAASVAQFISGVESERRRDEAATLLGLFGRVSGQDAVLWGSSIIGFGSTHYRYATGREGDTATIGFSPRTAKISIYTARNFREFPDLLERVGTHELAVGCLYIKKLEDIDLKVLEELLTRSYEVARIDYDARAENN from the coding sequence ATGATTCAACCCAATAAAACTCAAGCAACAGCCGCAAGCGTTGCTCAGTTCATTTCTGGAGTGGAATCTGAACGGCGCCGAGACGAAGCAGCAACCCTGCTGGGCCTCTTCGGGCGCGTTTCTGGTCAGGATGCCGTCCTGTGGGGCTCCTCGATCATCGGATTCGGGTCAACCCACTACCGTTACGCCACGGGCAGGGAAGGCGACACCGCAACGATCGGTTTTTCGCCACGAACGGCGAAGATCTCGATCTACACGGCGCGGAATTTTCGAGAATTTCCCGATCTGCTTGAACGCGTCGGCACACACGAGCTGGCGGTCGGGTGTCTCTATATAAAGAAGCTCGAGGACATCGACCTGAAGGTGCTTGAAGAACTACTCACTCGCAGCTATGAGGTCGCCCGCATCGACTACGACGCCCGCGCCGAGAACAACTGA
- a CDS encoding aldo/keto reductase — protein MPYDVASNRYDTTEYHRVGRSGLKLPAISLGLWNNFGSDRPLATQRAILRRAFDLGITHFDLANNYGPEIGAAERNFGLVFADDFVPYRDELIVSTKAGYEMGAGPYQDWGSRKYLLSSLDASLDRMGLDYVDIFYHHRPDPETPIEETMGALATAVNSGRALYVGVSNYNPEQTVAAAEALAEYGIPLTIHQPRYNMFDRHIEDALFPVLDQVGAGSIVFSPLAQGLLTDRYMDGSIPDGSRAAEGRWLQPGPLGDIYLQRVRALNEIAQNRGQSLAQLALTWVLRHPQVTSALVGASSVAQLENNFAALDGAALTDDELAAIEPLAVDGTTLR, from the coding sequence ATGCCTTATGACGTCGCATCCAATAGATATGACACCACCGAATACCACCGTGTAGGTCGCAGTGGACTAAAACTTCCCGCCATTTCTTTGGGCCTGTGGAATAACTTCGGTTCCGACCGGCCGCTTGCAACCCAGCGCGCCATTCTGCGCCGTGCCTTCGATCTCGGCATCACGCACTTCGACCTCGCCAACAATTATGGCCCTGAGATTGGTGCCGCAGAGCGTAACTTTGGGCTAGTTTTTGCCGACGATTTTGTGCCATACCGCGACGAGCTCATCGTCTCAACCAAGGCCGGCTACGAGATGGGTGCTGGCCCGTATCAAGACTGGGGTTCGCGCAAATATCTGCTGTCGTCGTTGGACGCGAGCCTCGACCGCATGGGTCTCGACTACGTCGACATTTTCTACCACCACCGTCCTGATCCTGAAACGCCAATCGAAGAGACGATGGGAGCACTGGCGACTGCAGTGAACTCCGGCCGCGCACTTTACGTTGGTGTTTCTAACTACAACCCTGAGCAGACTGTTGCCGCCGCCGAAGCACTCGCTGAATACGGCATCCCGTTGACGATTCACCAGCCCCGCTACAACATGTTCGATCGTCACATCGAAGACGCACTGTTCCCCGTGCTCGATCAGGTCGGCGCGGGAAGCATCGTATTTTCTCCGCTCGCTCAGGGCCTACTGACAGACCGCTACATGGATGGCAGCATCCCTGACGGTTCACGTGCTGCTGAGGGCCGCTGGCTACAGCCTGGCCCACTCGGCGACATCTACCTCCAGCGGGTGCGTGCCCTCAACGAGATTGCGCAGAACCGCGGGCAGAGCCTCGCGCAGCTTGCGCTCACCTGGGTGCTGCGTCATCCACAGGTCACGTCTGCCCTCGTTGGTGCCAGCAGTGTCGCACAGCTAGAGAACAACTTTGCAGCGCTCGACGGTGCAGCGCTCACGGATGACGAGCTTGCGGCAATCGAACCGCTCGCAGTCGACGGCACCACACTGCGCTGA
- the msrA gene encoding peptide-methionine (S)-S-oxide reductase MsrA, giving the protein MHTFHLAGGCFWCLDAVYRTLNGVTDVVSGYTGGHVPNPSYELVCTETTGHAESVAVTFDPEVIPDEVILDVYFTLHDPRQLNRQGNDIGSSYRSAMFYDGEEQKTLFEAARDRASEYWDGGIVTTIERLENYYNAEDYHQDFFAKNPGQGYCMAVALPKVNKIRSSFSSYIR; this is encoded by the coding sequence ATGCACACATTTCATCTCGCAGGCGGCTGTTTCTGGTGCCTCGATGCGGTTTATCGCACCCTCAACGGAGTCACAGATGTTGTCTCCGGTTACACGGGTGGCCACGTTCCTAACCCCAGCTATGAGCTGGTCTGCACGGAGACCACCGGCCACGCAGAATCTGTCGCGGTGACCTTCGACCCGGAGGTCATTCCCGACGAAGTCATTCTCGACGTTTACTTCACACTTCACGACCCGCGTCAGCTCAACCGGCAGGGCAACGACATCGGCTCGTCGTATCGTTCGGCGATGTTCTACGACGGTGAGGAGCAAAAGACACTCTTCGAAGCCGCTCGTGATCGGGCATCCGAATATTGGGATGGTGGCATTGTCACTACCATCGAGCGCCTTGAGAACTACTACAACGCTGAGGACTACCACCAGGACTTCTTCGCCAAGAACCCCGGTCAGGGCTACTGCATGGCCGTAGCACTGCCCAAGGTCAACAAGATCCGTTCATCGTTCTCCAGCTACATTCGCTAA
- a CDS encoding methyltransferase, giving the protein MTDHTLTGQTWVAFTQAGAVGSVHRVTDGFTFKLLKDEDYRGVYPTLDAAKSALHASLLPGTDWPAFREH; this is encoded by the coding sequence ATGACTGATCACACTCTGACCGGACAAACCTGGGTCGCATTCACTCAGGCTGGAGCAGTTGGCTCGGTACACCGGGTGACAGACGGGTTCACCTTCAAGTTATTGAAAGACGAAGATTATCGAGGCGTGTATCCGACATTGGATGCCGCAAAGTCTGCACTGCACGCGAGCCTGCTGCCGGGCACTGATTGGCCGGCGTTCCGCGAGCACTAG
- a CDS encoding single-stranded DNA-binding protein: protein MTDSITVSGLVATTPRHIVTGEGLPITSFRLASTQRRFDRGSQRWIDGDTNWYTITAFRQLAVNSATSVGKGDRVVLNGRLRIREWENADRSGTNVEIEADSLGHDLMWGTAQFSRTITNSASASATQLESRGHATRDEFESPADSQDEEESEHSTADSEESTDNDLEPVTPF, encoded by the coding sequence ATGACTGACAGCATCACCGTTTCCGGGCTCGTCGCCACGACACCTCGCCACATCGTCACGGGCGAAGGCTTGCCCATAACTTCTTTTCGGCTTGCGTCAACACAGCGCCGTTTTGATCGTGGAAGTCAGCGGTGGATCGATGGTGACACCAACTGGTACACCATCACCGCATTCAGGCAGCTGGCCGTCAACAGCGCTACATCGGTAGGCAAAGGTGACCGCGTGGTTCTCAACGGACGACTGCGCATCCGCGAGTGGGAGAATGCCGACCGCAGCGGCACCAACGTCGAGATCGAGGCTGACTCGCTCGGTCATGACCTCATGTGGGGCACCGCGCAGTTCTCGCGAACGATCACCAACAGCGCCAGCGCCAGCGCAACTCAGCTCGAGAGCCGTGGCCATGCAACTCGCGACGAATTTGAGTCGCCAGCGGATTCGCAAGACGAGGAAGAGTCGGAGCACTCAACCGCAGACTCGGAGGAATCCACAGACAATGATCTAGAGCCGGTCACTCCCTTCTGA